The Gossypium raimondii isolate GPD5lz chromosome 2, ASM2569854v1, whole genome shotgun sequence genome segment aacggcgccgtttcactactattatttaaaacagttttcttcctaaaaaaccatttttgcagcaggaaaagaaaaaaataaaaagaaagcagaacaccctctgctagggtttcatcATTCGCCCTAAATCGCCGCTTGCCTGCCGTTCAAAGGCGCTTTGGGTCTCAGCCCTTCGCCAGGCTCCCGATTTGAGCGAAGCAAGTGTGGGCTTCAACTGCGAAGCTTCAAAGGTAAAACTCCTCCCtccttttctaattttatttgtaaaacaCAATCAAAAGTAAAGAAACAgagaatatatcaaaaaaaatgaCGCGATTCACCTTCCAATTCCTCTGTATTTTCAGTATTTCTTTTATCtccttctattttttgtttaatgcaCAAAAGAAACCAAGAATCAAAGAAATCAAACGGGAAAAACAACGAAGGAAAtcacctttttttaaaaaaaaactctttgcttcaatttttttgtttttattcaatCTCTGAAAAAAAGAACATCCCCCCCCCCACGATTACAGTATTTCAATGGCTATTTTATAGccgaaataataaaaataaaaaagaaataaatctgCTGGAtctgtttgatttgatttcggaatccttgattttctttcctATCTTTGCTGACTATTTCTTTCCTTGTTGTTTTGTTTCCTTGCAGGTGAAGATCACGGAGATCCGGAGGCATGGTTGCGGCGTGAGACTCAtcccagaaaccctagggtttctgatttcATGTTGGGCCATTGCTTTTGGGCCTTTGttcattttgggttttgggtcaCATAAGCCCATTGTAATTTGGACTGTAAAAATGTTggacattattttttattatttaaaaggcCGGGCAAAATTtaggtattacagctgcccctctttgctcgttatcgtgtaacaggaacagagcaaagactttaaaagatgcccaattttgcccggtcatgCTGAACCTTGgcgctcttcttcttcaacctCATTCTGACCTTCTGCGTCTTCAGAGGTATGAGCTTTGGTGCTTCAATCCATTCCACTGCAACtgcagggagataagacttacaatcttcaatctattccactgttggccagggaagtagaattactggcttcaatgtactccactataaccacagggaggtaaaatccgtcatcttcgatctgctccactactgcttagggagataagatctgaaatcttcagtctgcctcactacaacttcaggaggataagacttgcttatttagtctgctccattgcaacttcagggagataagactagatgcaatctgctctctgcaacttcaaagagataagatctgaggttttaatccgctccactgcaacttcagggagataggattatcgactttaatctgctcctctgtaacttcagggagataagacttgccatcttcagtctgcctcactgcaactttaggaggataagacttgcttacttagtctgctccactgcaacttcagggagataagactagatgcgatctgctctctgcaacttcagagagataatatctgaggttttaatccgctccaatgcaacttcagggagataggattatcggctttaatctgctcctctgtaacttcagggagataagacttgtcaTCTTCAGtttgccccactgcaacttcaggaggataagacttgcttacttagtctgctccactgcaacttcagagagataaggctagatgcgatctgctctctgcaaatttagagagataagatctgaggttttaatccgctccaatgcaacttcagggagataggattatcgactttaatctactccactgcaacttcaggaggataagacttgccatCTTCGATTTGCTCCGCTCGATgcaggaagacaagatttgctattttcactgatctgttctctggggaacatgacctgtataatgaacctaattatgcctaatgattaggatggcatgatcaaaatgcatcaaatgctcctaactagacatgcatgaatgcaaaatttatttttccgagaatgatcccgcttaggttgttattactcgaagtttattaaggctctgtgactgacgtgctacaacgccttcttgcttggctggcttttctgaagaaacatttagccagactgccccccactgtgaacctccaagtttaatccattggggcgcagAAATTCATTATATggcttttcttcaatcttctcctatcacaattcaaggatacaggatctaaatctttctagtctcttacaccattcccagggtgttgtaccaaaggctcatgcgcaaatgaaggctctcttccccgaggtaacctctttctATTGCCTGGTGATCCCTTCTTGCTTGTTGATTTAGGCTTTGTCATCACCACGACAtccaatgtttttgacaacaaaatccaaagagaaagtcctagtttagactcatccttttcagattttcaacccttaaacatggtgtgttctaaacaatagtcctgtttcaggttcctgccttatttagaaacttctagagtaatatgcaaaacatctcttgtgaaagttttattagtccattaatcattattccaatgcaacatgcttgcaaaaaggtcataacaatgaaaaagaataaagttagttttgagcatagctcgaaaggaatgaattatcaaaaatagtaaagaaggataacaaagaaattgattaggAATATGTATATTGGAAAAGAAtcaagtattccaagaataacaaattcaacataaatagtatgaaaattgggtgccccagatatcgtagcttgaacttctctgcacaaactttctgaagaccattctgagtttgacatgtgcttaggagatctacagtactctgttgatgccccaagatgtcgcataccctttcttgttgattcaggtatagcaagaccactaTTTTGATCAGTAATTTGAGCTACTCTGattacctcatgccccattctaatcaatatttgagccgcccttttcgggttttcaactcaaatccacctttggtctaaggcgccctttgcgggttttcaccttagcctctccattttattttctttttctttttctttttctttttatcactttcatttttttttgccatcttttctttgggcaatatggcattaatcgtgaacagactgcaaacttttgatattgtgctgttgttcaatcttagtacattgtcagatatgatccttttggcgtTCCATATGATTCTTCAAGAATTGACGTACGAAGCAGCTTCCACGCATTTAGTAAAACTTGACGATCACAAAGATGAATTGATGACCGTCAAactcttttggcgagatcgaccaaatgacctCCATGTCccacataaggagaagtcatgtatccTGATAATTCTTTGTAGGGTGAGATCCATTTTctgacttgttctaccatccttaacaggTCCAGAAATAGGCTACGATCTATGAATCTTCAAAgttatgagatccctctaaacacatgtctcgctcggaaggagattctgagtcagtagcatcgtcactcatgtcattgatatctgaggacccatAGTAAttgcaaaagaatatacaaaagaatgtatgaatttacgaatgattatttgtacaatataattatgtggaagaaaatccaaaagaatgaaagaataattactcgcaaagaatgaaagaatattggctcaaatgcaaagatgtattttattagaataatgatgttcagacatgagcctatttcacaaaggaattcctatcgtttttaggctaaaagcaacaaaaatgttctgaacattactctaaacaagctctaaaaactacagagATTTTTTcgcagtccaattatttaggAACCTCCAAGTTGATAAGGTCGAATATCTAATAAGGACTCTTCTCAGTTGTCTTCATGCACGGCATTGACGTGAACGTTTCTTAACCcttcttcatacattgcatTCACCTCATCATCGATATGATTGGGTAGCAAATTTTCTGCATTGGATGAACCATCAAACTCGACAACGCCTATattgatgagtctttcaactagctttttgaaggcaatgcaattctctacTGAGTGCCCCATAATTCCagcatgataatcacattgcgTGTTTGTATCATACCATTTAAGATACGGAGGTTGTAGGGGTTTTAAGTAGAAATGTGCAACAATGTGCGCATCGAATAAACTTTGATATAGCTCCTTGTACGACACTGGAATTGGCTTGAACTGGAGTTTTTCAGTACTTGGACTGTAAAAATGCTggacattatttttttattatttaaaaggcCGGGAAAAATTTAGgtattacaaaagaaaaaaaataaaagaaagaaagaagggtACTTcctaattaaaaaacaatataatgtcaaattattttctttgaaaaattgTCAATCAGAATGTCCGACAACATATTGACATGctttggatttaaaatttcaaacaataaTGCATggtcgaaaataaaataaattattttacgtgaaaaaattgttttaaaattttaaaatacattacattgttttttaaatataattttgtgaaacttttaagtaaatttattgattGTGCATTATAccaattgattattttaatatagttcaaataaatgtttaattCCGTTCAAAATTTTTCTACTTCGcacttttgaaatttagtccatttacttttAATCCTCGAGAATTTAgtgtttttctcttttgatttaataattgagatcaaattgaaaatcgaTAATGCCATTAAAGGAATCATTTGAATTAGATTATTTGgcattttcaaaatgaaaaaattactCACGTGGTCGATATTACACGCATGGAAAgttaataagcaaataaaaggttaaatctAGGGTTATAggattttgtttcaaaatttgaggttataAAATTCTTTAGTAATGTTTCTAAGAAGCATAGTGAAAGTCgatacttttgtttttattttaaaaataccacaaaacttattaattgtgttattatttGAACTTCAGCtattgaataataaatgaactattttttagagttaaaatagagattcaattttatttaaaaaaacacggGTTGCAAAATTcaaccataaataaatattgaatttatattagagTAAATTAcatgtcactaaactattagtaagttctATTAATAAGTTGAAGTGTTAAAAGGAATAACTATTAGTAAGTTACGTTTTCGTAACTAAACttcaaaagttacaaaatgatcactaaactattcgaaaattttcatttaagttaccgGACTGTTAAATTCATCGTTCTATGGTTTTCtctagtttagtttttttaataaaataactttgaatgtcataaatttacaaatcaaaattcaaatatctttctTCTTCGATCTTCAACATTCACCATCATACCaacttaaatctaaaatatattattctacTCATTTACTGCTACTAATCCATCATTCCTACTGTTGAATTTGGAAAATGCCATTGCGAAAATTTGGGTTAAGAATGCTTAATTGAAAGAAGATAAAACCCATCAATCAAAATCTTTTGAGATTCCAAAAAACGAAAAATGCCATTCTAATCCAATCTTCTCCATGTTTATTACCTAGATTTCACCTTCCATGCGactaatatatacataaaatacaaTCAACAActatacaataattttattaaaaaacctatgtaattaattaattaatcacaagTTTTCGCAATGTTAGATCCGAACAgtaagattttgaatgtttaaattgaattttattatacatatttatgtatgtacgaattttaatttaaattttattatgaattaaatttcatcatGTGTGAAATATATATACggataatttaattattattaaactgTTAATTGAATATgcaataaaagaataaaagaattatgagttcaaacttatttaaatgtatattttcctcctatttaaaaattaaggttaccaagtataataatttttcaaatatccattttaagaaaatcaatAGCAAACAATAGTTAGAAAGTCCAATTATTGTGAGATAACATCAATTTTCTTCATTAATTGAAGTCATTTAAAACAAAAGGGTTAATTGCCCCAAACATCTTTCAATTATGACACTTATTCTAAATTGgctcttaaatttcaaatcattcTAATTATATTCTTAAACTGTTGAGATTAGATCGATTAGGTTCTTTTGTTatgaaaatcaattaatttaatgttaaatgatacgttaaaacttaagaaaaaattaGAGGTTTTCAAAACTTTCACGAAGCTTTACCATTCACTCTTTTTTTCCccacttttacttttaaattttatgcaaCAAGGTTCTAGttttctttgaattattcattttaaCTTTAGCTATATGAGATTTGAAGTGTCATTTAAcaattagattaatgattttaataacgaaaggacttaattaatataatattgatagtttaaggatgtaattaaaatattttaaaatttaaagatcaattaaagTGAAAGTCATAGTTTAAAGATGCCTGGTGCAATTAACTCAGAACAAAAAGATGAATGTTATGAAGGCAATGGGTTGAGTTGGTTTCGGGTCAAGTTAATTCGGCTTAGgttaaattggattttaatttggattgtCTCAAATTTAAGTCACTCAAGATTTTCAGTCAACttttttcgggtttttttttatttgttttggtcATTTCGGTTTTAAGTAATTTCTAGTTCTAATTATCtattgttttgaattgaaaatttgaattattaatttcttatgataaaatcaaattagttttggaaatgaattaattaagtttagCTTTCAAATCcgaatcaaaattaactaaattagcttcactcttttaattttaggtaTGTGGCAATTCGATTAATGATCCGATTAATTAGAGTCTAAGAGATATTGGTTAAGGATTTAACATAAGATTTATATTTGATGTCTCgataatgtataattttatgtattatcaATCAATTAGATGATGGCGcattatcaaaaattaaattaaattcacttaattttatttttaatttctttcttaccattaattttattaatataacattttatattattttaaataattttaaataaaaattaaatatgataatttgtttttaaaagcgataatatattttaaatatatattttaaataatatcaacTTAACAATTTTAACGAtaagtgaaaattaattatatacttaATTATCTTgttcagtatttttttttcaaaaaaatatataaaataaaaatataatgtcattatccaatatatttaaaaatcatttgtGCAGCAAACAACAAAAACGACAATACAGCAAAATAGGTtacaaactaaaaataaagataaaacaaaGCATTTGCATGCGATTTAGAAGGTGCATGACATATGCCATGTGTGATGTGTGAATACCCAACTACAAAAAAATAGACAGTTTTGTGGTACTATTTAcagaacaaaattatttttaacgtAAATTCTTATTTGAccgcatttaaaaaaaaatcaaaatttgtcgattgagtctttAGCTCGATTGACATAGGCATTGTTGCTAATATAGTAGGACATGGATTCGAGTATACTGAAgcgcattattctcctatttacgGGTTGAGAAGGACTATAGATAGTTTTAGGTTAAAAAACAGCTAGATATTATCAGAACCTCTAAAGAGATTgttcaagaaaaaaatcaaattgtttttttagacagaaatgctaactaaaatattaatattttaataatgttaacgtAGTAGCCCACGTGTATTTTATGCTGGCATGACACTATTTACCTTATATGTTatgtcaacaaataatttaaaaatcataaaaaaatattatgaagtATATGTGGAACACATGTtgccatgtttaaaaatttaaagtttttatcaGTATTTccgttaaaaaaaataatttgattctttttaaaaagttcATGGTCAAAATAGAATATGggctaaattgacaaaaaatataaatgttgaggaccaaattttacattatatCTAACATAACCCTTTAAATAAAAGCCATTAATATTTCACTTTAGTTTTCGATAAACCCCAAAAAATTCCAACTGGGTCTCGTCTCAATATTTTCACACTGCTGCTTCCAAAAATTCCTTAAAACCATTGGCACATTTCCCTGGATATTTTACAGGGgagcttgaatttttttttatagagcttttaacatttaaaacagCTGTTTCATAAACTGATAAAacagaagggaaaaaaaaagcagCAGCAGAGCATTTGCAGACCGCAGTACAGCatgatgaaagaaaaatagctttttttataaaacaaaatacctGCCCACCAATCCTACtgtacaaaacaaaacaaaaaagcaTCAAACATTTAAACACCTTAAAGTTAGAGCAAAAGAACAGAAAGTAGTAATAAAACTACAACCCAACCTTAAATGCTAAGAAGATCAGGTGGTGTTGATTTAGGTGCTGGGGGCTGTTGTTGCTGGTCTTTTGGGTCCTTTGTGATTGTTGTTGTAGGTGAGTCTAGAGTTGTGTCTGGTGATGGTGATGTTGGGGGCTCATTGATTGTGGTGTCTCCCTCTTTCGAGTTTGGTGGTTTTGGGAGTTCGGTTAGGATTTGAACCACTTCCCTCATCGTCGGTCGCTCTACGGCTTGTTCTTCGACACAAAGCATGGCGACGTAGAATACGTGCATCACTTCCTGGAGAGGAACTGATGGGAGTCTGGGATCAAGGACTTTGAGGACACTTTCTTTGCTTGAGTCTGTCATTTTTCGAACCCATTGAACGATATCGACTCCGTCACCGAACTCCCCTACCGGTTTTCTGCCACAGACTAGTTCTAACAGGACTACACCAAAGCTATACACGTCACTCTTCTCGTCTACCTTCAGTGTGTAGGCGTATTCTGCAAAAAAAATACAGGGGAATTACATGAAATTCTAAGGGAAATTACTACTGGACAGTTGGAACTACCAAAATCCGGTTGGTCAAACTATAACTAAATTGATGTACTTCGAAAGCTGCATATATTgattgaaatgatgaaaatatgaaCTTCAATAGCACCAAATCATGGTAAAACAAAGTCAAAACCAAAGTCCAGAGGAAATTATTGGTAGGTATTAATGCTTCATGCATGATCCAATCGCAAATGATTAAGTCAAATGAAACATCAAGTTCTTTGAACCCTTTTGTTAAAAAGAAGGTATATACCTGGAGCTATGTAACCGTATGAACCAGCTACGGCGGACATGCATTCGGAAGTGCCAGAATCTTGCAAGAATTTAGCAAGGCCAAAATCAGCAACATGGGCTTCAAACTCTGAGTCGAGGAGGATATTGTTCGATTTCACATCCCGGTGGACTATCAAAGGGGAACAATCATGATGAAGGTAGCATAGTCCCTTAGCCGCCTCGACCGCGATCTTGTATCTGGTATCCCAGTGCAAATGACCCCCTTTCTTCCCATGAAGAACCTCTCCTAAACTCCCATTAGGCATATATTCATAAACCAAGAGATTGGTTTCATGATTTGAGCAAAAACCCAACAGTCTCACAATATGCCTGTGCCTAATCCTCCCCAGAGTTTGTATCTCAGCATTGAATCCATGATCATGGGAAGACCCTCGGCTCATAGCCGGTAACCTTTTAACGGCGACCTGGTCACCACTAGCCATGGATCCCTTGTACACAATCCCAGCACCTCCTTTGCCTATAATGTTATCCTCTTTCAAACAATCCAAAACATCATCACAAGTGAAATCCAAGCGCTGGAACACGGTTAACTTCCAAGCCCGAGCATCGCTCGCTTTCTTCAAGGACCGTGCTTTGATTATAGCTGCGACTGCGAACAAGATGGAGAAGACAAGCAGGCCTATTACAAGCAAAAGCTTCAAAGATGCAGAGAGTCCACCTTTAACATGAGTTTCATGAGTTCCTTTAGCAACCCCATCTTTGCAAGGCCCCAAATAATGACCACACAGCTCAGGGTTCCCCAAAAATGAGGTGTAGTTGAAGTAACTAAACTGACCACTGCCAGGAACCAAACCGGAGAGATTGTTATACGAGAAATCGACGGAAGTTAAGCTTTGCATAGTGGATATTGAAGAAGGGATACTACCCAGGAGATGATTTCTCGACAGATTCAGGTAGTTTAATATCCTCATACTTGTGATCTCAGTCGGAATTTGACCGGAAAGCTCGTTTCGACTAAGATCAACAAAGGTTAACAGCTTGCATTTGCAAATTTCTGGTGGGATCAATCCTGAAAACTTGTTATGACtgaaatcaatctttgaaagtTGCTGCAACTTTCCAATCTCAGCTGGGATTGGACCCGAAAACTTGTTGCCATCGAGAAGAAGCTTTTGAACACCGGAAAAGTTACCGACGCTAGCCGGTAAAGCCCCAGAAAGTTGGTTGTTGGATAAGCTGATTTGGCCGAGATTCACGGAAATGGAAGAATCAGTGACCGGGAACTCCCCTGTTAGATAGTTATCCTGTAACTCAACTTGTGTAAGCTGTGGTAATCCCAAAAGGCCTTTAGGGATGGACCCGTTGAGATAATTTTCACCCATACGAATCCGACTGAGTGACTCACATTTCCCCAGCGATTCTGGGATTGGACCAAGCAAGAAGTTACCCAAAGTAATCAACGTTTGCAACGTGTTGCCTGAGCACATGTCCGGCGGCAAAGTCCCCGTTAACTTGTTCGACGAAAGATCTAGAACTTGAAGCTTTTTGTTACTGCCCAACTTCTGAGGAATGCTTCCGGTGAAGTTATTTTCCCACAGCTGTAAGACCTCCAACTCAGGCAACTCACCAATGAAGTCAGGAATCTGTCCGTGGAGCTTGTTTCTGAAAAGATTGAGAAGAGTCAAGTTTTTGAGCTGAGCGAAACTCGCCGGAATCTCACCGGTAAACATATTGTTCGATAAATCCATGGATTTCAAGCTGTTTAAGGTTCCCAGCTCGGGAGTTAAGGAGCCAGACAGTGCATTCACCTGGAGGAACAACGTGTGGAGCCTCTGCAACTTACCGACCTCCGGGGGTATTTCACCGGATAACATGCAGTTAGCGGCGTCAAAAAGAACGAGTTCCGACAAGTTCCCGATCTCCGGCGGCAAACCACCTTCGAAACTATTGAAGTAACCAATGTACAACTGCTTCAGCTTCGTTAAGTTTCCAATTTCGGGTGGGATTTTACCGCTGAGTTCGTTACCCGAAACGGCTAAATATTCAAGATGCTCCCAACGGCCGTAACTTGACGGGATCTGACCGCTGAAATAGTTCCCTCCCAAATGCAAGTGACGCAAATTGGGAAGCTCCGTGACGGAAACCGGCAACTCCCCCGTCATGTTATTGTTGTATAAATCGAGTATCTGAAGATTTTTCAGCTGGGAAAGCTGGGTAGGAAAGGAACCATTGAAAACATTGTTGGAAAGGTTTAGGTAACGGAGATTGGATAGGACGGCGAGCTCCGTCGGGATAGGACCGGAGAGATCGTTGGCGGCGACGGAGAGGTTTTGGAGGAAACGGAGGTGGGCAAGCGAGGGGGAAAGAGTTCCGGACAGAGTGAAGTTAGTTAAATCGATGGATGTCACGTGACGACCGGTTAAATCGCACGCGACTCCGGCGAATGAACAAAGGGGAGTGTTTGCATTCCAGTTTGAGAGGTAAGATTGAGGGTCGTCGGTAATGGAGGATTTAACAGCGATAAGTGCGCTAAGCTCCGTAACGGCTCTTGCGGCGGCGCCGGCGGCATAGGAGTGGGAAATGTGAAGAAggaggaagaggaggaggaggagtaACCTCATTTTCGCTGTGATGGAAATTGGGAGGGAAGGGAAAGTGTAAACggaaatggaaaagaaagtGAATAAAAAGAGTGAAGCAAGTAAGCAGAGATGtcattttattatgtttttttaaaaaaagtattatctttatttataattataatttaatggtATATCTGTATTTTTTAACAATCATTGGACAAATTTCATTATTCcaaaaagatttaatttataaaatgttaaaaattttaaaaataattaaattaaattactagacataaaagtaaaaggactgaATTCTAAATATACGAAGAATACGTGGAGttgaagcatattttaacctttataattaGACCCTTTTTTTGTTCCATTTAGAAGAAGAGTGAAGATGGCAAATGTGAAAAGGTAAAGCATGATTGAAGGAGAATTTTGGTTTGATGGTACTAAATCTAAGCAAAGCTAAAATTTCCAAACTTGTTGAAATTATTCCAATTATTTGACCCAAAATagaatcaaaaaaattattaatagcactctttttactattttagtcAGCCAGCCAGCTATCAAAGTTCAAATCATTAAACACAAGAAAAAAAGGAGAGCAAATATTAGAACAATGAGGCTTAAGCCAAAGTTGGTAAAAGGAAATTAGGTACAAGTTTGaatatacaatttatttaataaaataaataaattggtgaCCAAAACTTGAGAAATTAAAGGTAGAGGGGTGGGATTTTATAAGGGTTTATAAATcaacttaaatttgaaaaagtttatTTGGTCacccatttattattttattattattgatgtGATTGAGTAGTTTATATGGTTATAAATAGTGTTTCACACcaataaatgaattatattttggttggaaaaattgaatcgattgaattttgatttaattgttgTGAAGATGCAgtaataattactaaaatgttgtaagtaataattaataaatgattcgATTTTTATGTGTCAAAACAATTGATTCTTAGTTCAATTGGTTCAATATCAAAAATTGTTGATGTTTTATAAAGACTTAATTGTACTAACCATCCCTAAATCATTATTCTTATTCTAAATTTatccttaaactttaaaccatTCGATTCTCgatattatatcaataaggtCCTTCGCTATTAAAATCGTTAATTTAACCGTTAAATGAGATGTTAAATCTTATGTGAAACATGAAtattgaaaaagttttcaaagtttttaCGAAATTATCATTCactctatttttcaattttactttatttttagtttttaattaaaagttatacGATAACATTTTACCTTTCTTTAAaactttcattttcaaatatgtCACATAAGCTTTCACATGtcatttaaagttaaattaatagTTTCAATAATGGAAGGACCTAATAACATTGATAGTTCAGGATATAATTAGAACATTTTGAAGTTTGGGGATTAATTTAGAACGAATGTCATAGTTTGGGGATGTTTAGTGCAATTAATCATGAGATGAGGTGTGGTGATTGCTTACCTAATTCCTTAACTATGAAGTCGGGAGTTCGATCTTTGTCTATGAGAATAGAACACATTTCATGGCCAATCATTTAACTCTTCAAAAACCACCCATGACGAGGGGATCAATCACTTCTACCAACTATAAATACCCTGATTTcgaaaaattttatgaaaaatagaattatgattaggggtgttcattcggttaaccgaccggttaaccgacccgaaattactataaccgaattaaccgaccttccaaaaattttaaccgttaaccgaaccgattttttttaaaaa includes the following:
- the LOC105787718 gene encoding leucine-rich repeat receptor-like serine/threonine-protein kinase BAM1, translated to MRLLLLLLFLLLHISHSYAAGAAARAVTELSALIAVKSSITDDPQSYLSNWNANTPLCSFAGVACDLTGRHVTSIDLTNFTLSGTLSPSLAHLRFLQNLSVAANDLSGPIPTELAVLSNLRYLNLSNNVFNGSFPTQLSQLKNLQILDLYNNNMTGELPVSVTELPNLRHLHLGGNYFSGQIPSSYGRWEHLEYLAVSGNELSGKIPPEIGNLTKLKQLYIGYFNSFEGGLPPEIGNLSELVLFDAANCMLSGEIPPEVGKLQRLHTLFLQVNALSGSLTPELGTLNSLKSMDLSNNMFTGEIPASFAQLKNLTLLNLFRNKLHGQIPDFIGELPELEVLQLWENNFTGSIPQKLGSNKKLQVLDLSSNKLTGTLPPDMCSGNTLQTLITLGNFLLGPIPESLGKCESLSRIRMGENYLNGSIPKGLLGLPQLTQVELQDNYLTGEFPVTDSSISVNLGQISLSNNQLSGALPASVGNFSGVQKLLLDGNKFSGPIPAEIGKLQQLSKIDFSHNKFSGLIPPEICKCKLLTFVDLSRNELSGQIPTEITSMRILNYLNLSRNHLLGSIPSSISTMQSLTSVDFSYNNLSGLVPGSGQFSYFNYTSFLGNPELCGHYLGPCKDGVAKGTHETHVKGGLSASLKLLLVIGLLVFSILFAVAAIIKARSLKKASDARAWKLTVFQRLDFTCDDVLDCLKEDNIIGKGGAGIVYKGSMASGDQVAVKRLPAMSRGSSHDHGFNAEIQTLGRIRHRHIVRLLGFCSNHETNLLVYEYMPNGSLGEVLHGKKGGHLHWDTRYKIAVEAAKGLCYLHHDCSPLIVHRDVKSNNILLDSEFEAHVADFGLAKFLQDSGTSECMSAVAGSYGYIAPEYAYTLKVDEKSDVYSFGVVLLELVCGRKPVGEFGDGVDIVQWVRKMTDSSKESVLKVLDPRLPSVPLQEVMHVFYVAMLCVEEQAVERPTMREVVQILTELPKPPNSKEGDTTINEPPTSPSPDTTLDSPTTTITKDPKDQQQQPPAPKSTPPDLLSI